Within Telopea speciosissima isolate NSW1024214 ecotype Mountain lineage chromosome 8, Tspe_v1, whole genome shotgun sequence, the genomic segment AAGCACTGGTATTTATTTGGAAGTGCAGGGTTCATATGGTCCTATGGCCAAATCCCTCCAGTACTTCCAAGTGATTGGAGAGGATCCGTACTCATTCTGTGGTAATTATTCTCTATTGTATAAATAGGGACGAAGTGAATATACATATATTTACAAGCACATTGGGGATTTGCAAATTGCGAAGCACGAACTGTAAACTTCTCAGCTGCGCGGGAATTTCTCATCGGAGGAAAACATTCCATGGAGGTTTCCAACACTCAAAGCCTTTACCAAAATGTGCGTTAAATTCATTTTGAATCTTAgaaactctttttttcttctgctTATACTTTCTCTGATTGTTCTTGTTCTTcacctctaatttttttttttctttctagttAATCTCCTCTGCCATCCAAAGATGCCGGATAGCTGAGGATCTTTGCAGATTAACGGTTGTTCTTAAACGCATTCCCGACTCCGATCCTCCGCTCGTCAGAATCTCATGTAAGGAACCTTTTGTCTGGAAATGTTGTTTCTTAAGctttccttattattattatttttaatacgTTCGTCTAGAGAAAGTTTAATAACAtagttttttattgatttagaatgaTCGAGGAAGTTTTCTGTAAAAATTTATGTTCTTAAATTTCCTGACATGCATTGATGAATACAGTTGGAACTCACCTCTTAATTCAGAAATCCGAGGGTTTAAACAGTCAGTAGGTGCTAAGACCGCTGAATCATTTTATCGCTTCTTAGCTAGAAGATTTTAAAGAGAATAGAGTCATTTAGAATGGATAACGAGTTCTGTAAATTTATGAAAATATCTTCCTTTCCATATTTATCAGTTTCAGATACCGGCATTGGGAGCTGCTTGGAAGAGTTTCAAAACTTGAAGTGTCCGAGGAATAGCGTTTCTGACGACAATTTCGGTACGTGAGAATTGATTAAACGTTATCACAATATATTTTCTCTTTGTTGTTGATCAAAATCATTGGATAATGTTAGTTTGCCTTGAGATTGCAATCACGTGCTGTTAGATAAACGTTGATGTCATTTTGGCCGAGGAAATTGAGTGGTCTCACTCGTCAAAAGTGGTTGTAATTGCCTGCTAATAAATAAGGTAGCAAATTCTCGAATGCTGCTTCTTTTCTGATGCTGGAAATTGGAACTGGAAAATGATTGCCCCTCTCCGCAATAGATAATATTTTAGTTACAGgctttggaggggggggggggggagaagagtcGAACCAGCGGCCTCTCCCTTGGACTTAGGCCAGCACTCTACTGCACTGGCAGCCACCACCACGACGCCAAGGTGCTTCCCTAGTTTGAGGCTCAGAGCATAGCAATATGTATTTATGCCCCAAGATTCGGACAGAGTCTAGGAACTATTGTATGTAACAATATGTGATCTATGTCTCACGAGTAGTGCTTGATCACAGAAATGAAATAGATGGTAAACCTGTTGCTTTTGACACATCTCCAAAACAGTACCAATTGGGTCTATCAGATGAAAAGACCTTTTAAGTGGCAATGCTGGCTGTAGCTTCAAGACTTCGTCAACCATTCAAAATGACATATTACATGGTTCATAGACAATTTTGTATCGTATGGAAGGATTGATTTTTCTATACCAAGTTGAAAAGACTGCCTATTGATTTGGTGTTGGTGAGCATTTGCAGTGAAGTAAGACTTTTATGCATAGAGACTCGACATATTGTTATCAAAATCTATTCGTGCAAGTTGTTGAAGAAACTCTGGATAATTGAGCTAGAGCTCTTTTGATCTGTAGATGCATGGCAGGAATATGTCTGAGttattaattcatttaattTGATTCAGAAGCAAGATTAAGCAAGTTCATTTTTTTCATGCAGATGGAGTGCTTTCCGTCACAACTACAAgtaagtttttcttctttatagtTGTAATCGCATTGATAATTGATCTCTTAGGTCCTTGTACAGTTCAAGAATACAAATTGTCAGAGTAACAGTTTTCCCGTGCCATGATCAAGAGTTCTACAGATTGCTGCAACACGTTATTTCTGCTTCATATAGAGCAAAAGTTTGTAGTTGCAGGCTTAGTGACCATCATTCCAGTCTCCAGGATTATAgtctccaccccccccccccccatgtatATCTCAATTCCTATCATTTTATGATTTTCTTTATGTGGAGAATACTTGGCTGGTACACCTAGTGCTTTTCCTAGGGTTTCTCCTAATAGCTAAAGATAAAAAATGAGCACCAGAGTAGCTAATAATGACAGTAATGGCCAAATAGATCTCTAGCTAGATAACAGAAGGCTTCAGACTGATAGCTAGCATGAACCTTCTGACAAACCCATTTAAAACAAATCAGGGGGAAGAAAGAATGTGGCACAGTGGAAAAGGATATGATGATGAACTGAAAATAGATGTTCTAAATAAGGCTTCTTTGACTGAGTGATTATTTGTGAGGAATTTCAGGCACATGTGACTGCAAGATTTTTCACTACCATATAAATTTGAAGGAAACTGTAGCTGCGAGAAAGCTGACAAGGTTGCCTTCAACCCCTAAGAATGGGGCAAAATTCAGGCAAGCATCTTCTGAAACAACACTTGGGTGGTTGCTTTCTCATATTTTCTCCCTCACAACCAGTTGgaaattctttcttttccttctttcagTGGAACTGAAGTATCTCTGTCCACTTGCGAGAGCATTGAGGAGTTAATAGAAGGGATCACTCACTTCTTCCAAAAGGTTTGGCTTGCTCCATTATGGGATCCAAAGTTAATGCATCATCTGCCTGGTTCAGCAGGTTTTCTTTTAGTCATTTAAACAACCATGTGCCACAACATTACCACTCATGCAAGTGCGCATGTGCACACAGACGTGCATGCGCACTCACTCCTACACTTGCAGGAAGATTATATGTGAAGTTATGGAACTGCTTATGGGAAACAAATGAGGATGAAAGATAGAGGTATTAACTATGAATTTATTATTGGaagcaataaaaataataagggCTTAACTCTTAAATTATTCACCCTTCAGTTAGGTGGTGACACACTATGAACAGTCAAATTGCACTGAAACCCCTGCAAAATTACAAATTCTTGTAGCTTTTGTTGGAGCCATGGTTTAGTCTCTGGAGTAAACATAAACAATGTAAGCCTTTGCAACTTCCTATCCTAGCCAACAAAATGAAGTTAATGCAAGAGAATTCTCACCACCCTAGTTTTATGGGGATTAGGAATCCAAAATCAATGAGGAAAGAGAATTGAAAGTCAAAGCAAGAAGAAGTTGATGAGAAGGCAATGAGTTGTATTCAGTAAAGAACCAATCATTGTATATTTGTATCCTCAACTATATATAGACGAAGAGAGAATTGGTGGAAGAAATGCATGGCAAATATTCAGCTAACCAAAAATTTGAAGATACCTATACTAcccaaacactaaaatggaaacCAACCCCGATGATACAATTACCAGTACATCAGAAGCTACTAAAGTTAAGTGAAAAACATTACTATAGTGtatatattattaaatattaacatTATCATCATTGGTATCTCATTTTTTTGTCCATCATGAGTTAATGGGTCATGATTAACATCTTTTTCTTATCAAAATCCTTGTTGGTTCCAAATTAAtaatgttatttatttatttatctatgCCCTTGTTTATTGGCCTTTTGGATAATTATATTACATCTTAGTACTTGTAAGAGTACTACCTTTTCTCTTGGCAGTTATTTAAATACTCTGTTCATGAATCCTATGTTTTGGGTTTGTTGAATCAAACACTCTGATTTAATGTCTGATTATGAACTTTTGTATTGAAATTTTTTCAGATGCTTACGAATGTTATGTTTTATTCGCTGACTGCCATTTTATTTTGCAACTGTTTCTGCAGATGCTTATCCTAAAAATTCCGGTAAGTTCAGCTCACTGACTCATAATGCTTTTTTATTGTTCAATGCTTCATGTTGATCCAAAATATCTTGTATTCATAGGACTTTTATTTCTCATTAGTTCTCTTCATTTCGCTGTGGTGAAAAGGGATGTAATTTTgcttttttcaaattttattttgaccattatgGCCTCATTAAGCAATGAATTTCTCGAATGAATGTGCTAATATGTTATAATGGTATTATGGGAAACACAAAGAGGGTGGGGGGATTGAGTTATTGACTGCCAACTTTCAAGCATCCTTTTCCTCCACACTTCATATCAGAGCACTTCTTGTTGCTCATATTTTCCATCGTCTTGGCATTGATTAATACTCTGTAAGTATCAGCATATTGTTTTGCTGCCTAACTGAACAATTTTGTATATTCCTTTGCTTCCCTCAGCTGTGCAGTTAGATGATGACTCATACAAAATGAATTGGTTGATTTTAATTTTGTCCAGAAGGTAGCAGTTGAACTGGTAGTTGAACGAGCCAATGGCCATGGATCGGGATATGAAAATCTTCTTTTGGCGGATGAGGgcattcttctttctcttcccataTCAAATGTTGAACGCCTGACCTCAGGCCTTGAAGATTATGTTCTTAAGCATGGAAATATGTTTGATCAACAATGTTCTTCTTGCTTCTTAAGTAGGTTAGTTTCGCAGAAATAGCTGCCCTGTACACTTGCTGCTATCTATCTCTTTGCTTTTCTGGGCTGAAGTTTGAGTTGCTATTTGGTTTATGACTTATGCTCATCAACCTTGACTCATGCCAATAAGTTTTAGGAAATTGATAGTCTGTCGTGGAATGGCACTATTTCATAGGGTATGTTAAAAGTTTAACCAGTTTAAGGGTACAAATCAGGCTCAATTTTTAACAAATATTATCTGGGCTGCGCCTGGGCTCAATCTGGTTCAAAACTTATCAACTCCCCAACCCAGGCCTAGCCCTCTTGCACCCCAAAACCAGTTGCATCATGATTgatatgttgagggttgatgtcttgtattctgtagACTGGGTTTTGGGCTGTCTCCGAAGGGTTTACATGGGGGTAATTCAGGAAATTTGAATCTCTTTATTTCTCTATAAATTTATGCAATGGTGGATTATTAGGGTTACTGGGAATTCTTTGTAAACACAGATAGGCATGAGGAACAGTGCTTGTAACCCTTTCTCCGTTGTTAGTGAAAACTGCTCTCATCTCACTGAAGATGTAGGCACCTTGCCGAACCGCATAAATACTTGTGTTGCAAGGTGTTTCgattgtgtgtgattgtttcttctttctgtttatTGAATTTTCTGCATTGTGAATAGGTTTCAGTTTCTACATTATGCATTACCAATGCTGTTAGAGTGGTGTCCCTGACCTAGCCTAATTATTTTGTGAAGCCCCACAAATACCATCTCATTTTCCTGAGAGGTATATGTTTCAATACATCAAGCAATTAATTTATGTCCTGTTTGTATCCATGATGATCAGCAATTGCTTTATTAAAGCTGAACCTGCCTATAAGAATCCTCTTTTTCTCATTAACATCAGTACATATTGTAACAGTATTGAAACTAATAAACCAGTAAtatcagaaaaagaagaaagagagaagttgatgaaatTCTACTATTCAGAAGAGAGCAGAATCGGTGAGTACAATTGCACACCCCTTGATCATATATATAATAGGTTACAGCCTAGAATCCTAGATATAAAAGGAAACTGAATTAGATAAGAAATAGGAAACAAATCTATCTAGAATCTACTAAGAAATAAACCCACAAGCAAGATATACCGCCATCTACACATGAGTGTATACATGACACATATGTACCCAAATGGTACACATGGGTCATGTACCCCTTACAACTTATATCGGTAGACTTtgacactccctctcaagctggagcatataggtcaaccatgcccaacttgaaacAGTTCTTACAGAAGGCGGGTCCAAACAGAGGCTTGGAATACATATCATCAAGATGATCAGCGGAGGAGACAAAAGGTGTAATGATGAGCTTTTTCATGACAGCACTCCACACTAAACAACCATCAACCTCGATGTGCTTtgtcctttcatgaaacaccgggTTGCTGGCTATGTAAATAGCAACTTGGTTGTcgcaaaacatcttcataggtttctttttttttgggtgaattcacatcttcataggttgagTGACCGGGAAACCCAAATTTTGAATTAGAGAGTTtaaccacatcaactcagctgtaGTATTAACCATAGCTCTATACTCGGTCTCAGCACTGGACCTAGCCACAATGATCTGCTTCTTGTTACGCCGTGTGATTATTATCACAAAAAAATGTGCAAAACCTTGTAGTAGACCTTTTGTCTTCATCAGCACCAGTCAGTCAGCATCAAAGTATCCTACCAGATCAACACTCTAATGAGGACGTTAAGTGAACCCCTTTCCTGGTGATGCAGTTAGACGTTGGATCAAATAGGGGCTCTTCTTTGAGGTAATTCTCagctttgtgggcccatagcgacCTACAATCTTGGTTAACAGATCTGTAGTTGCATCACTTGGAGCCCCCTTCAAATATCTCAAGATTTGACAAGCTGCCTCCCAATGTATCTTCTTCGGTGACTGCATGAATTGGCTAATAACCTCACCTGCAAAAGATATGTCGGGGCAAGTAACAGTTAAATAAAGCAATTGCCCCACTGGCCTTCTATACTGGTGTAGATCATCAAAGTCTTCTCTAATAGTAGTGCCAAACTTCTGATGGGAATCCATAGGAGACTCAATTGGTTTGGAGgcaagcataccagtttcaGATAACAGGTCTAGCACATACTTTCGCTGCGACAAGCTTATCCCTTTCTTACTTCGTAGTACCTCAACACCCAGAAAATACCTGAGAGCACCCAGATCTTTCAACTGAAAAATGCTGATGTAGATAAGCTTTTACTTCTGCAATGTCAGATGTATCATCTTCAGATATTATGATATCATTAACATAGACCACCAATATTCCATGCGGCAAAAGAAACTGTTGGTGTGGGAATGACAAATTTATGTTCCTTTGTAGATGTTCTGTTCAAATATTGGTGTCTAGGAACAGCAATTTGTCATTCCCAGACCAACAGTTTCTTTTGCCACATGGAATATCTAGTAGGGCCCAACCTCAGGGAACTTGTCCATGCTATTATCTAGTCATAGGTCAATTCTTCGCCCAATTTTTGACTTCCCCGTGTGTCAATATAATGTATTGCAAGAGATAAATCTATATTCTATtacgtttttttttaaaggagaaagaaaaaagagttaaGTCTGTTTGATGAATAGGGGCAAGATGGACCACCAAATTTGAGATAAGCTGTCCGTATCTCCCACATTGTCAATGTGGGGAAAAATAGTATATATTTTATGAGTACATTTTTGGCCCTATAGAAAACTCTGAATGAAGCCAACTCGAACCTTCTCAATTTTGTACAGCAGTACAGATATTATGGTTTATCTGTaagtttgtattttttatttctaagtCAATCAAAACCCACTGGCAACACATAGCATACTTAACACGTTACTATTGAATTTGTGGATCCGTACATAATGTCTTGTCTTCTTTATATTGGCATAAATCTTCTAGATATGATTTATATGTGTTAATTCCACTTGTTAGGGAACATTTGAAGGTTGGAAATGGAGTAGGATGCCGTACAGAAAGCGCCAGAAGCACCGGACAGGTGGTGGAAGCTGTAATTATAATAAGTGAATTACCAGAGCCATCAAGTGATTCAAGTCCGTCCTGCTTCAGGGCATGCAGTGCAAGAACAGAGGTTAAAAACATGTTACTGAAATTTCTTACCTTCATATATTTGTTATTGTTTTATGATATATCAACTTAAAAATAATCCTGGTATTGTTTTATGACTTATTGCAGGTGataatttattaaaattgaGTGCTCTCATTTGAAAAGTATTTGATCAAGGTCTAATAAATATCCAATTGTTTCAACTTGAATGGACTGGttggcctaggacccaatggcaATTTCAGCTGTGATATCACTCAACCTAAAGCCAGTTAAATCCATCAAGAGTGTCTGCAGGTCTTTGCTGAACTGTTTGTCCCAGGCAGTTGACCATTCAAGAAAATgcaaccaaagaaaagaaaattaaacaaaaggaaaggaatGCATAGATAATTTGAATTATAGTcttaaaaaggagaaaaataaataaattatctACTTGAGCTTTTAACACAAAGTATggaaaatttaatttttcttcccATGAAAGAAATTCTGGGAAGAAACAGCCTCTATGTGaaacgggggtaaggctgcatgcattatgaccctccccagaccccgcattggtgggagccttgtgcactggttATGCCCTTTTTATGAACGAAAATTCTGGCACATCCATATATCTCTCTGCTTCTGGTTTTAAGACATTGCAAAATTTTACTCATTGAAGGAAAAAGACTTTGACAGGATAATGGTTGCTGTAACCTCAATATAaggttttccttcttctttttttgtggtggaagggggggggggggtgggggggagatcATTGAAGGTCCTTCTTTGCTCAATTGCATGGTTGTACAACTTGTACCCTAGCTGTTTATATAATTTATTTCTTTGCTAATGGGAATTGCTTTACAGGTGTTATATTTCCAAGAGTTCTCACCATGTTCTATTCCTCAATCATCTCTAGATGGATTGACAAGTATTGACTGGAAAAGTTATGGTTTGGACTTGGGAACAAATGTTTTGGATAGCAATGGCTGCGCAATTCTAGAATGGGAGAATTTGCCACCATATACCCATATTGATATCGTCATCCACTGTTACCATAAGAAATATCCAACATAATATTTAATGCATTATTTTCTTAGATGTCCTGAATAACTGCCATGACATATTTTTGAGTTCCCACTCTTGGGTTTAAATGTGCTTAGCCATTCCTTGACTTGTTGCCAAGGTCACAATAATACAAGCACAACAAAAGACTAAAGGTTATAAACACCTTGTAAAGAAAGCAATTAAAGTCGCCTTGGATGGTTTGAAGCAGAGGTATAAAGGGACTCTCCTCAGTGCACATGCTGttaaggtctctctctctctctctctcttttttatatatatatatatatatggaaccTACCTACATTGTATTTTTATTGTTCATGTTAGTAGTCCAAGCAACTTCATTTGTGGACAACCATGTTGTTGACTGGCTGTTGGACTTTGGGCTCCAATGCTCCATATAGATTGAGAATGAACAGAAGATCACTGAAGCATTGCATGGATTGTTCCTAAATCCTAGTTAGTAAAAGAATAATATAATATGTACTCTTATAAACTCTCATGTTGTAGAAGGGtgtccctttttattttttgggtgtgtgtgtgtgtgttgggggggggggggggggtggagctCTCTTGTAATAGAAGGTAATTCTTTACAGATCAAGGAAGGAAAACATGACTAGTTTCCTGTGAACTTATGGATAAAAAAGCGAAAACTGAAGAACATAATTTACATTATCATTCCAATTCCCTGTCATTTTACTGGTTA encodes:
- the LOC122670526 gene encoding type 2 DNA topoisomerase 6 subunit B-like isoform X5, with the translated sequence MEVSNTQSLYQNLISSAIQRCRIAEDLCRLTVVLKRIPDSDPPLVRISFSDTGIGSCLEEFQNLKCPRNSVSDDNFDGVLSVTTTSTCDCKIFHYHINLKETVAARKLTRLPSTPKNGAKFSGTEVSLSTCESIEELIEGITHFFQKMLILKIPKVAVELVVERANGHGSGYENLLLADEGILLSLPISNVERLTSGLEDYVLKHGNMFDQQCSSCFLSREHLKVGNGVGCRTESARSTGQVVEAVIIISELPEPSSDSSPSCFRACSARTEVLYFQEFSPCSIPQSSLDGLTSIDWKSYGLDLGTNVLDSNGCAILEWENLPPYTHIDIVIHCYHKKVTIIQAQQKTKGYKHLVKKAIKVALDGLKQRYKGTLLSAHAVKSSKKNAVLSLDFSLM
- the LOC122670526 gene encoding type 2 DNA topoisomerase 6 subunit B-like isoform X3 yields the protein MEVSNTQSLYQNLISSAIQRCRIAEDLCRLTVVLKRIPDSDPPLVRISFSDTGIGSCLEEFQNLKCPRNSVSDDNFDGVLSVTTTSTCDCKIFHYHINLKETVAARKLTRLPSTPKNGAKFSGTEVSLSTCESIEELIEGITHFFQKKVAVELVVERANGHGSGYENLLLADEGILLSLPISNVERLTSGLEDYVLKHGNMFDQQCSSCFLSREHLKVGNGVGCRTESARSTGQVVEAVIIISELPEPSSDSSPSCFRACSARTEVLYFQEFSPCSIPQSSLDGLTSIDWKSYGLDLGTNVLDSNGCAILEWENLPPYTHIDIVIHCYHKKVTIIQAQQKTKGYKHLVKKAIKVALDGLKQRYKGTLLSAHAVKICSYAPDLARTITGLILSSNDREFQKECCSLLGLQPNVIEEEKKVEDCIKEKIIAIIEINDKKQQRRTEFAPLLFDGENIHGPEFLDEYHEGEDGYSILDL
- the LOC122670526 gene encoding type 2 DNA topoisomerase 6 subunit B-like isoform X1; the encoded protein is MEVSNTQSLYQNLISSAIQRCRIAEDLCRLTVVLKRIPDSDPPLVRISFSDTGIGSCLEEFQNLKCPRNSVSDDNFDGVLSVTTTSTCDCKIFHYHINLKETVAARKLTRLPSTPKNGAKFSGTEVSLSTCESIEELIEGITHFFQKMLILKIPKVAVELVVERANGHGSGYENLLLADEGILLSLPISNVERLTSGLEDYVLKHGNMFDQQCSSCFLSREHLKVGNGVGCRTESARSTGQVVEAVIIISELPEPSSDSSPSCFRACSARTEVLYFQEFSPCSIPQSSLDGLTSIDWKSYGLDLGTNVLDSNGCAILEWENLPPYTHIDIVIHCYHKKVTIIQAQQKTKGYKHLVKKAIKVALDGLKQRYKGTLLSAHAVKICSYAPDLARTITGLILSSNDREFQKECCSLLGLQPNVIEEEKKVEDCIKEKIIAIIEINDKKQQRRTEFAPLLFDGENIHGPEFLDEYHEGEDGYSILDL
- the LOC122670526 gene encoding type 2 DNA topoisomerase 6 subunit B-like isoform X2 is translated as MEVSNTQSLYQNLISSAIQRCRIAEDLCRLTVVLKRIPDSDPPLVRISYTGIGSCLEEFQNLKCPRNSVSDDNFDGVLSVTTTSTCDCKIFHYHINLKETVAARKLTRLPSTPKNGAKFSGTEVSLSTCESIEELIEGITHFFQKMLILKIPKVAVELVVERANGHGSGYENLLLADEGILLSLPISNVERLTSGLEDYVLKHGNMFDQQCSSCFLSREHLKVGNGVGCRTESARSTGQVVEAVIIISELPEPSSDSSPSCFRACSARTEVLYFQEFSPCSIPQSSLDGLTSIDWKSYGLDLGTNVLDSNGCAILEWENLPPYTHIDIVIHCYHKKVTIIQAQQKTKGYKHLVKKAIKVALDGLKQRYKGTLLSAHAVKICSYAPDLARTITGLILSSNDREFQKECCSLLGLQPNVIEEEKKVEDCIKEKIIAIIEINDKKQQRRTEFAPLLFDGENIHGPEFLDEYHEGEDGYSILDL
- the LOC122670526 gene encoding type 2 DNA topoisomerase 6 subunit B-like isoform X4, with the translated sequence MEVSNTQSLYQNLISSAIQRCRIAEDLCRLTVVLKRIPDSDPPLVRISYGVLSVTTTSTCDCKIFHYHINLKETVAARKLTRLPSTPKNGAKFSGTEVSLSTCESIEELIEGITHFFQKMLILKIPKVAVELVVERANGHGSGYENLLLADEGILLSLPISNVERLTSGLEDYVLKHGNMFDQQCSSCFLSREHLKVGNGVGCRTESARSTGQVVEAVIIISELPEPSSDSSPSCFRACSARTEVLYFQEFSPCSIPQSSLDGLTSIDWKSYGLDLGTNVLDSNGCAILEWENLPPYTHIDIVIHCYHKKVTIIQAQQKTKGYKHLVKKAIKVALDGLKQRYKGTLLSAHAVKICSYAPDLARTITGLILSSNDREFQKECCSLLGLQPNVIEEEKKVEDCIKEKIIAIIEINDKKQQRRTEFAPLLFDGENIHGPEFLDEYHEGEDGYSILDL